The Impatiens glandulifera chromosome 3, dImpGla2.1, whole genome shotgun sequence genome contains a region encoding:
- the LOC124928910 gene encoding leucine--tRNA ligase, cytoplasmic-like, with protein MATSGQDTATDVGKSFARRDKLLEIETKVQKWWDEKEVFRAEPLDAPPGPGEKFFGNFPFPYMNGYLHLGHAFSLSKLEFAAAYHRLRGANVLLPFAFHCTGMPIKASADKLRREMDKYGYPPVFPEEKIEEIIKLEEVIAENQSVPDKFKGKKSKATAKAGGDKYQWQIMQSYGLSDEEIANFANPYNWLSYFPPLAVEDLKAFGLGCDWRRTFITTDMNPYFDSFVRWQVKKLKKLGKIVKDLRHTIYSPLDGQPCADHDRASGEGVIPQEYTLIKMEVISPFPPKMSVLEGRRVYLAAATLRPETMYGQTNAWVLPDGKYGAYEINETDVFIVTERAALNLAYQRLSRVPEKPTCLLELSGNDLLGLPLRSPLSFNEVIYSLPMLSILTDKGTGIVTSVPSDSPDDFMALHDLKSKPAFREKFGLKDEWVLPFNIIPIINTPEFGDKSAEKICLDMKIKSQNEKQKLEEAKKKIYKGGFYEGTMIAGEYSGMRVQEAKSLIKNKILEEGLALIYSEPEKKVMSRSGDECVVALTDQWYITYGETEWQKKAEECLASMGLFSDETRHGFEHTLSWLNQWACSRSFGLGTRIPWDEEFLVESLSDSTLYMAYYTVCHHLQKGDMYGSDTSSVKPEQLTEDVWEFLFGNGPFPESSTIPSSLLHKMKNEFEYWYPFDLRVSGKDLIQNHLTFCIYNHTALLPRHQWPKAFRCNGHIMLNSEKMSKSTGNFRTLRQAIQEFSADATRFSLADAGDGMDDANFVFETANAAILRLTKEIAWMEEVLSAESSLRDVPPTTYADRVFSNEISIAVSVTEKNYADYMFREALKTGFYDLQAARDEYRFSCGSDGMNRTLLFQFMDVQTRLIAPICPHYAEYIWRELLKKEGFVIKAGWPEAELPDLTLKKANKYLQDTIVSMRKLLQKQLTGSKKGKTNVPNNPDKIKVGLIYVNEQYDGWKKECLNILQSKFVRETGGFSPDQEILEELKKSLVGQEGNFKQIQKLCMPFMRFKKDEVATVGFQALDFKLPFGEIDVLVENSELIKRQLGLEQLEILSMTDPNAVLRAGSFATLLKQSPPSPGNPTAIFLA; from the exons ATGGCAACCTCTGGTCAAGACACAGCAACAGATGTTGGGAAGAGTTTTGCTAGAAGAGATAAACTTCTTGAGATTGAGACAAAGGTACAGAAGTGGTGGGATGAAAAGGAAGTCTTCAGAGCTGAACCTTTAGATGCACCTCCTGGTCCGGGCGAAAAATTCTTTGGCAACTTTCCTTTTCCTTACATGAATGGTTATCTTCACTTGGGTCACGCCTTTTCTCTTTCAAAGCTCGAGTTTGCTGCGGCATATCACAGGCTAAGAGGTGCTAATGTCCTCTTACCTTTTGCATTTCATTGCACTGGGATGCCCATCAAGGCGTCGGCTGACAAACTTCGTCGAGAGATGGATAAATATGGTTATCCCCCAGTTTTTCCTGAAGAGAAAATTGAAGAGATAATAAAGCTAGAGGAAGTTATTGCAGAAAACCAGTCAGTTCCTGATAAATTCAAGGGGAAGAAATCTAAGGCAACAGCAAAGGCTGGTGGGGATAAATACCAATGGCAAATAATGCAAAGTTATGGTCTATCTGATGAGGAGATTGCAAACTTTGCAAATCCATATAACTGGCTATCTTATTTCCCCCCTCTAGCTGTTGAAGACCTTAAGGCATTTGGCTTAGGCTGTGATTGGAGACGGACTTTCATTACAACTGACATGAATCCGTATTTCGATTCATTTGTGCGGTGGCAAGTGAAAAAGTTAAAGAAGTTGGGTAAAATAGTCAAGGATTTGAGACACACAATTTATTCACCATTAGATGGCCAACCCTGTGCAGATCATGATCGGGCGTCAGGTGAGGGTGTCATTCCTCAAGAGTATACTCTTATCAAGATGGAAGTCATTTCACCTTTCCCCCCTAAGATGTCTGTTTTGGAGGGTAGAAGAGTATATCTTGCTGCTGCAACTCTCAGACCAGAGACTATGTATGGACAAACCAATGCCTGGGTTCTGCCTGATGGAAAATATGGAGCATATGAAATTAATGAAACTGATGTTTTTATAGTTACAGAAAGGGCAGCACTTAATCTGGCATACCAAAGGTTATCGCGTGTTCCTGAGAAACCTACGTGTTTGTTGGAGCTGAGCGGGAACGATCTGCTAGGTTTGCCTTTGAGATCCCCTTTATCTTTCAACGAGGTCATATACTCCTTACCTATGTTGTCAATTCTAACTGACAAGGGTACTGGGATCGTTACAAGTGTACCCAGTGATTCCCCTGATGATTTCATGGCTCTTCATGACTTGAAATCGAAACCAGCTTTCAGAGAAAAGTTTGGTTTGAAAGATGAGTGGGTCTTGCCGTTCAACATTATTCCGATTATAAACACTCCCGAATTTGGGGATAAATCTGCTGAGAAAATTTGCTTGGATATGAAAATAAAGAGCCAGAATGAGAAGCAGAAACTGGAAGAGGCCAAGAAGAAAATCTATAAAGGAGGATTCTACGAGGGAACCATGATTGCAGGTGAATATTCTGGAATGAGAGTCCAAGAAGCAAAGAGCCTGATTAAAAACAAGATTTTGGAGGAGGGTTTGGCTTTGATCTATAGTGAACCAGAGAAGAAAGTAATGTCGAGATCTGGTGATGAGTGTGTTGTGGCACTAACCGATCAATGGTATATTACTTATGGAGAAACTGAATGGCAAAAGAAGGCCGAAGAATGCTTAGCTTCAATGGGTCTCTTCTCTGACGAGACAAGGCACGGATTCGAGCACACGCTAAGTTGGCTTAATCAATGGGCTTGCTCTCGAAGTTTTGGGTTAGGCACTCGCATTCCATGGGATGAAGAATTTCTTGTGGAGTCCTTATCTGATTCCACTCTTTACATGGCATATTACACTGTGTGCCACCACTTACAGAAGGGCGATATGTATGGATCTGATACTTCATCTGTTAAACCAGAACAGCTTACAGAAGATGTCTGGGAATTCTTGTTTGGCAATGGCCCATTTCCGGAATCGTCAACTATACCTTCGTCTCTTCTTCATAAGATGAAAAACGAATTTGAGTACTGGTATCCTTTTGACCTCCGTGTTTCAG GTAAGGATCTAATCCAGAACCATCTTACCTTCTGCATATACAACCACACTGCACTTCTTCCAAGACATCAATGGCCAAAAGCGTTCAGATGTAACGGTCATATCATGTTAAACTCAGAGAAAATGTCAAAATCAACTGGAAATTTCAGGACCTTACGCCAGGCCATTCAGGAATTCTCTGCCGATGCCACTAGGTTCTCTTTAGCCGACGCTGGAGATGGAATGGACGATGCCAACTTTGTGTTTGAAACCGCTAATGCTGCAATATTGCGTCTAACAAAGGAAATCGCATGGATGGAGGAAGTTCTTAGCGCTGAATCCTCTTTACGAGATGTTCCCCCAACAACATATGCTGATCGAGTATTTTCGAATGAAATAAGTATTGCTGTTAGTGTAACCGAGAAGAACTATGCAGATTATATGTTTAGGGAAGCTCTTAAAACTGGCTTTTATGACCTTCAAGCTGCTAGAGATGAGTACAGATTTTCGTGTGGTTCGGATGGAATGAACCGAACTCTTCTTTTCCAGTTCATGGATGTTCAAACGAGGCTTATAGCTCCGATCTGTCCACATTATGCTGAATACATATGGAGAGAGTTATTGAAGAAAGAAGGGTTTGTTATTAAAGCTGGCTGGCCCGAAGCTGAATTACCCGATCTTACACTTAAGAAAGCGAATAAATACTTACAAGACACGATTGTTTCAATGAGGAAGCTTCTTCAGAAACAGCTTACAGGTTCGAAGAAGGGTAAGACAAATGTGCCGAATAACCCTGATAAAATTAAGGTTGGATTAATATATGTGAACGAGCAATACGATGGGTGGAAGAAGGAATGTTTGAATATACTTCAAAGTAAGTTTGTCAGGGAAACTGGTGGTTTTAGTCCTGATCAGGAGATTCTTGAAGAGTTGAAGAAGAGTTTGGTTGGGCAAGAAGGAAACTTTAAGCAGATTCAAAAACTATGCATGCCTTTCATGAGATTTAAGAAAGACGAGGTGGCGACTGTTGGATTTCAAGCGTTGGATTTCAAGTTACCTTTTGGGGAGATTGATGTTCTTGTGGAGAATTCGGAGTTGATTAAGCGTCAGCTTGGCCTTGAGCAACTTGAGATTTTGTCGATGACTGATCCGAATGCTGTATTGAGGGCTGGATCTTTTGCGACACTTCTAAAGCAGAGTCCACCATCACCCGGAAATCCAACCGCGATCTTCTTGGCCTGA